GCGGGCGGCCTCGTCCAGACCGGTCAGGCACTGGCCCACCATCTTGCCCAGCACGGCCTTGGGGCCCAGTTCCACCCAGCGGCGCACGCCGTCGGCATACTGGTTCTGTATGGTTTCGATCCAGCGCACGGAGGATGTCATCTGTTCCAGCAGGTATTCCTTGATGCTTTCGCCATCCACCAGGGCCTTGCCCAGGCTGTTGCAGTAGACCGCAAAGTGCGCCCGGCGCCACACGGCCTTGCGCAGCAGCGGTTGCAGCTCGGCATTGGCCTTGGCCATGAGCGGACTGTGAAAGGCGCCGCTGACCTTGAGCGGTATGGCGCGCCCTTTCATTTCCTTGGCTTTCTGACAGGCCAGCGCCACGGCCTCGCCATCGCCGCTGACCACATACTGGGCCGGCGTATTGTAGTTGGCAATGCGCAGGGGCCTGTCGCTTTCGGTGGCAGCGGCCTTGACCAGTTCCTCCACCTGCGGCAGGCTCAGCTTGAGTATGGCGGCCATGCCGCCGCGCCTGTCGGGGTCGGCTTCGGCCATGAGGCGTCCGCGCAGGCTGACCATGTGCAGGACGCTTTCCTCGTCCAGCACGCCGGCAGCGGCCAGGGCGCTGAACTCGCCCAGGCTGTGCCCGGCGGCGGCCACGGGATGCACCTTGCGGGACAGCTCGCGCCA
The nucleotide sequence above comes from uncultured Desulfovibrio sp.. Encoded proteins:
- a CDS encoding ACP S-malonyltransferase, which encodes MTKPIALLFPGQGSQEPGMGRDLADSSRDAMQLWKRAESISQLPLREIFWEGDETAMSDTRALQPALTVVNLNLWRELSRKVHPVAAAGHSLGEFSALAAAGVLDEESVLHMVSLRGRLMAEADPDRRGGMAAILKLSLPQVEELVKAAATESDRPLRIANYNTPAQYVVSGDGEAVALACQKAKEMKGRAIPLKVSGAFHSPLMAKANAELQPLLRKAVWRRAHFAVYCNSLGKALVDGESIKEYLLEQMTSSVRWIETIQNQYADGVRRWVELGPKAVLGKMVGQCLTGLDEAARADIVTELVNSPETLEHFGA